The Corythoichthys intestinalis isolate RoL2023-P3 chromosome 19, ASM3026506v1, whole genome shotgun sequence nucleotide sequence ACAGTTATGGTACTGAGGTCAAGCTGATGTCAAACGTGAATGCAGAGACCAAACTCATGGTTCTTTATAGTGATGCCCTCCTTGCCTGGATCAGGCAGTTTTCTGAAGATGCCATGGACCACCAGGTTGTCAACACTGACATGAAACTGCGTCACATTGTCAACAAAGCACTTGAGGTATAttcaccggtaacactttataataactatccgttttactagttaatagagcaTTGGTAAACTGCTGATAAATGatatattgttgatttgtgaagtatttgttaacagtctgTTAagaatttacagggtgttccaatatggttgaccccattctaaatgcccatgctagttgatggatcttaataaaactatatacacttatgttgaaggtcataagttttattggttaaatatacaaagaaaagtacaaatatttgttggttctatggctgattttcataaatgtgcaacatgagcgctgcctgcaaaatgccttatcaaaatgccttttcttttgaagtgaatggcatttcttaacctgaaaagatagaaatgccaaacgttacacacaaaaacttgaaacgtttctacgcaaactgtgtttcaggttaagaacaccctgtaaatgcttaacaaactgttaacaaatacttcacaaatcaacaataaatcagttatcaatcagtttactaatgatctattaactataaaacagatagttattataaagtgttaccaattcaCCTTTTGAGAGACTTTGGCATAATCCGTGTTCAAACGTATAAAAACATATGTCTTTGGTTTCTCATTAGGCCAGCAACATCTGGATGAACAAGATCTCTACTGAACTTCCTTACGTGGAGACTCTGAAGAACAATATTGCAAACGTGGAAATGCCCTCAATGCCTGAGAATCTATTCATGAACATGTAAGACCTGCACTCTTTTTCTAATGACCGGAATTTGATTAATAATGTTACCATTCAAAAGTTTTCTCATCAACCTCATTAAATTTGTGTTTTCTGTTTTCATCTAATAACCAGGGAAAGCAAATTCCGATACAACTTTGGTAACGACCATAAGATCATCATTCTCCCTGATCCTAAAGAATGGTTCACATCTCCTGCCATCAGCAACGTGCCGATATCTAGCATCCCAGCCAACCGAGTGATCTACCTCCTCGTTTTAGGAATGATGGAAATGTCTGCCAAGGTGGACAGCAACTATTACAATTGGGAGACAACTGTGTCAGCAGGCAATAATACTGTGGACTCTCCAAACTATTTGGCCAAGTTTAAATCTCAGGCTACGAGTCCAATTAAAATTCTTTCCTACACGACTGAAGGTAATTTGATTTATTCTTTAATATGTTATTGAAAATCAAATTTAAAATGTGGTCACATGgtgattaaaatgtcaatttttgtgTTTAAAGGAGCTGCTGCAATTGGTGAAACAGATGACAAAACACTGAAGTTCACCCTGACTGGCTCCCTAGAGCACCAGTTTGTGAGTACAAGGGTTAATGTGGAAGAGACTATTGCTGTCTCAAATGATATAACGTCACAGGGAAAATACAATGTCCATGTGTCTGCCCCATTGGGCTTGCGGACCTCTCTGGATATTACCAAGCACTTCACTCTTGATTCAGCCAAGCTATTGGGAGATATCAATGGTGATGgaagtgctgcttttggatcttTAACTGCCAGCAGCACTTATCTCAACACCTTCTCAGCTGATCGTGTTAAGAAGGAACTCAGATTGgagagcacattgagagctaactcTGAAATCATGAAGGCTACGAATAAGATCAAGACTGTGTATGCAAATGACAATCTTATGATCGAATCTAACACTAACATAAACAGTGAGCCTATTAAGcactcaacaaaaatgaaccTCAACTTTAAGGATGCCAAGCTTAGCATTCTCTCAAACTCTGTGACCAAAGCTGGTCAGAGAACACTTCAAAACCAAATTGAGTTCTCAGCCTCTGAAGATCAAGCTAGCCTCCGTATAGGGAATACAGCTGAAGATACTGTGAACCGTGCCTACTCTTTGCTGACTGGTTCCATGAATCCCTCTGGTTTGGAGCTCAATTCTGATGCCTCTATTAACATCTTTTCAAGCCTTGCCTCTCACAAGGCAACCTTGGCTTTGAACGCCATTGGCTTGACCACCAGCTGCACGACAACTGCTCAGCACAATCGAATGACCTTTGAGAATATTTTCCACAGTGGACTTGATGCCAATGGTGCCACCATGTCCCTCACCACAAAGGGAGGCATTCAAGAGAACAAAGTTGACTTTAATGTTGAGGGAAAGATTGCAAACTCTGAAGTCTACCTTAACGGCGTTTTTAACGGTGACATTTTGGCCATCAACACAAGAAACACAATGAATTTCAGACTAAGCGAAGATGGCCTGATCTTATCCAACAACATTGTTGGATCTTTCAACGAAATGAGGACCGAAAATTCAAATTCCCTTTCCCTTACATCAAGATCCTTAACACTCCATACCAAGACTGACAATTTCCTTAACCCGAAAAATTCTTATATGCATGACATCACAGTTACCATGGAGCATTTTAAAGCCTCAGTCATGGTCAAAAATAATCTAAAGGTCATGGAGATAAACTTCAACAATGACGCTCAATTCAAGGCACAGCCCTACATCATGGAGCTGACAGGAACACTAAAGGGAGACTTGTCAGGAGATGAGCTCAAACACACTTATGAAGTCAAGATGATGGACATGATCCTTTCTACAAAGTGCAACACCATCGGTAAAATCCTGGGATCTCAGATTACACACACCACAGATATGGAGGTTGCTGGTCTAACTATGAAATTCAACAATATTGCTGATTACAAATCAAAATCTCTTCGTTTTGACAGCAATATAAATGCTGCTGCCGAACCTTTCTCCCTTAACATTGATGCCTTGTTTAACGCAAATGGTGGACTGTCTTTGTATGGACAGCAGGGTGGACAACTATACAGCAAATTCCTCCTGAAAGCTGAACCTTTGCTTTTCACACATTCATTTGAGTCCAGAGCCTCTACCACTCATGAAATTGAAGGCATACCCACCATCAAGACCATTGTGGACAACAAACTCAGCAGCTCAATGAGTCTCCAAGAGCAAAGTGTCCGATTTAAGGTTAAATCGAAGGTAAATGACCACACTTTTGATCAAGAATTGGAGGCCTACAACAACGCAGAAAGAATGGCTATTGAAATGAAAGGAGCAGTCACCACAAGCCTCTTTACTGAAGCCGGACAAGACTATAGTGTGTCTGGATTTGTCAAATACGACAAGAACACTGACAGCCATTTCATCCAGATACCTTTCACCGAGCACATTCCTGCATTCATTGAAGAGGTAAAAGAGACAGTAATGAGGCTGAGCGACCACACAATTGAATTCCTGAAAGACATCAACACCCAGTATGAGATCAGTAACAAGATTCAGAATAAAGTATCTGAGCTGAAGAAGGTCATTGACGATTTTGATTTAAACGTCTTTGTTGAAGACCTACGAAAATATGtgatttccattgaaaatgtctTGGCCAATCTGACAGCTAAATTGCCAACAGAACAAATAATCAATGTGCTACAATCAATCAAAGATACCATTATGGCTTGGATCCAGAACCTTAACATCTCTAATAAGTTTGATGCAATTTATGGAAAAATAGAGGAAATTCTGTCCAATTATGAGGTTGAGAAGGTGATCGGAGCAGTGATGGAtggggttgtcaaaattatgaaGCAGTATCACGTACGGGAAAGGATTAGGTCCATATTTGACCTGATTAGGTCAATTGACATCAAGCCTATGATCAAAAAGGTAATGGCACCTGTTGAGGAGCTTGTGAATGTGCTGCACTCCTTTGATTTCAAACAGCTGATTGATGACATGAGAGTTTACGTCATGGGAATGGTACAGAAGATACAGTCCTTTGATTACAACACATTCACAATGGAGGTGAAAGAAAAAGTGAGAGAGATGAGCAAGATTCCCTGTTTTGGAAAACTTTACGGAGAATTTAAAATCAACTCACCACATTACAAACTCAGGACTACTGCAGATCTGGAGAACACCACAGCTACATCAGTCACACCAGAGTTCaaactgaactttaattctcagGCCACATCTACTTTGAAGGCCCTCCAATTCACCGTCGATGCCAGTACACATTTGGCtgtacccaaaatgaacagcctGACAATTTATGAGTATATCAAGATTGATCAGTCATCTTTTAAACTCAACCACAACGGAACTGTGACTCTCTATGGCCTCACAGGTCAAGGTTCTGCTGACACTACTGCAAAAATCGCCACCGAGTTGTATTCTGCAGATcttgtcaataatgcattcttaGCCATGGAAGATGGCCTCTCTGTGAGTGTAAATTCAAACTACAAACATGACCTCAACATGCCACTGTTTAACATCTTCACTCAAGTGTCATCAACTCAAAAGACTAATCTTGCAGTGGAAGCAGGATCTGCCAATCTAAAAATGAACACAGTGGCGAATGCAAAATATGCAGTTCAAGATTTCTCAGATGAGGCAACTCACAACAGTGACCTAGACTTAGTACTGGATCTACACACAGCCAAAGTGACTTTCATTGGTGCAACAGGTTGCAAAGGTTTTAAAACCAATCAGAATGTGGTTGCAGATATCTGCGTATTCCGCCATGCAATTATTGACGCAAAAGTTGAAACAGAAACACCAGTGATGAAAGGCAGTGTTTTAGATATAAAGTTCCAGGCTAAAGCTGAAGATATGCAAATTGATCTTACTGCATCCCATAATGCTCGACTGATTGAGGGAACTCTTTCAAGCTCTGCCCTTGCCTTGATCAAACCTACCGAGCTCATGTTTGACACCAAAAATAAGGGAAATTCCAAGCTTTTCCtcccattcgaaatgtctgGTAAAATGGAGTTTGAGAATGACATATTTCTTACACTGAACTCTGAAGTACAACAGGCTAGCTGGTCTGGAATGGCCAGAGTCAACCAACAAAAATATTCCCATTACTTCAAAATGGATAATGGTGATACAGAAATTAACATAATTTCTCAGATAAACGGAGAGGCAAATCTTGACTTTCTGAAGCAACCCCTCACTATTCCTGAAATGACAGTCCCATATTATGGATTGAGGACACCCAAAGTGGAGGGTTTCTCACTTTGGGAAGATGCTGCCTTGAATGATCTCTTCTCTACAACTCAGCAGACCTTTGACATGAGCTCCAAGATGAAATACATGAAGAATCCAGAGATGTTCACCATCCGTCTAAGTACAGATGCACTCGTTAGTGGCTTGAACACCAACATTAAGATTCCAATTATGGGTGATCTGACCTATGAGTTCTCCATGAAAGCACCAATGATTACTCTCAAAAGTGATGCCAGCATTCTCAACCAGGACAGCTTCATCATCAAACTCGATACATCCTCATCTTCAGAATGTGAGTTTCTAACAGGGAAATTTCAAGGAAACACTAATGTTAACATAGCCGGTGGATTCAAAATGGCCTCTGACCTAGCTTTAAAACATAAAATGTTGGAAGGAAACCATGGCAGCAACATCATCTTGGATTATGAAAATTTCGACGCCTCCATCATCAATTCAGTAAAGGTTCATCTGCCTTCTGAGACTATGGAAATCCACCAAGACATTACtccaaacaattttgttttctcTCTGTCCACTCCATCTGCTGGTCACATTGCAGTTCAGATGCTGACCAAGCGCCCGGCACAAGTGAACGCAAGACTCTATGGTCGTTATCCTGTAagtacaaacttttttttttcatttcgttTTACATTTTCATGAAAACTTTCGAGAAAACTATAGAGTTCTAAATTTTATACCAATGTGTTGTTCTGCAGACTGAACCACAAACAGACATCGATATCTTGGCCCTGAAGATGTCTGTGATGAATTCTGAGAAGCTGAATATTCAGACTTCCTGGAACATGGAGATGCCATATGAAGTGATGCTGGAACTGAAGAATAATGTACCCGATGTTGTCCAAACGGTCTCTACTCCCGTTGTCATGACATATGATCAAATCTACAGATATGCAAGAAGCCTTGAGGGGTCACTAGAGGAGACAAGGAACCAGGGTGCGGTTTTGTTGAATAAGgctattgaaaattttgcagcaGTTAATCCCTCTGATATTATAACATCTGCCAAAGACCAGACCGTTATTACTGTTAGAAAATACCAAACGAAATTTGAGCTTTTTCTCGATGCTGCAGTTAAATTCTTGAGAGAAACCAAGTTTGCAATCCCAGGTTATGCACAAAGGCTGTCTGGGCTTGAAGTAATTGAGAAATGTAAAACCTTTATTGTTGAAGTATATGAAGAAGCCAACCAGATATTCTCAGAGTTCGTCTCATCTACTTTGAAAGTATACATTGAGTCATTTGAAGCCACTGAATTCACATTTCCTGGTTCCAGTCTTACTGTGAGTGGAAGAGAAATTTTGAAAGACTCGTTCAACAGTCTGGTCAAAGTTTTTGCACAATTTGATGCCGCAGTGCGACAAATAGGAGGTCAGGCAATTGAATATATTGAAAGGGATCTTTCTgcattactgaagaggctgcgcCAAATTTTAAGATCCGAAGATGTAAAAAATGTTCCAGCCTTGGTGACCGACTTTTACGAGGATGCTATTAACTCCCGTTCCTTTACTTGGATAGTGAAACAGATTGAGACGGTCCACCACATAATTAGTGAATACCTTAAAACTGTGGCAACAAACCTACAGAACATTCTGGCCGACATCTCCATTGAACAGCTTCAAACAGACATCCAGTCGTCAACTGACTCAATGCTGAAACGGGCTAATGCTTTCCATGACAATGTCATCAAAGTCCTGAAGGAGAAAAGTAAAACTGTTGAAACATTTGTAAGAGTAGGTGACAGACAAATGGAGCTGGatattccttttccttttgttcCACAGTTCAACTAACGTCCTTGACCAACTACACCATACTGTTGCGACAGTCTTTGTAACGGAAAGACCATTCTAAGAATGAAAACTGTACACTAAATGTCATGTTTATTTTCCATTTTGTTCATTACACACCCACTGCCTATTGTTCCTCATTTGTATGTTGTATTGTACTATTTAAAACCTGCTTCCTTAATTAAAGACCGTTTTTACTGCACACCCTGTATCATGCTTTTAGCCAGTATCACAGTATGTATAGAAGCAAATATGCTTTTTGTAATTTTTGAAAATTCTTAATTATCTAATGACTCAATATTATATACTTTGATTCAGGAGGGAAAACCAATCAAAACAGCTAAAGTGTGTCATCAGGAAAACAATGAGAAACAATGGGAGAAACTTTCAAACCAGTCCCTCCCATACATCTATGAGT carries:
- the LOC130907404 gene encoding apolipoprotein B-100-like: MGRTRICLLLLLSTYTLAQQDTGSVDEQYPTCFVAKTFRNFRRFVYDYEAESFNGVPGATDNKSGPKISCQVELEVPQTCSFVVRTTECSLSEIFAVDDNGKALYRPAAGAQAFKAAMAKNPLKVKVELHSNVELYPEEDEPVNILNIKRGIVTSLFVPILKEETKNTQTETTTVYGFCPTDFTVNARTDIATDVTISRDLSKCDSFNAHKQATSPLALISGMNYPLSKMISSHQTCNYKFDDQKKQMTSGTCTEKHIFLPLSYKNEYGISTLVKQTVTLRETSRINDRTFNYHEGLVRFLAMEPVDDKSPVQTKDVAINTMQQLNTLTQTKNGKQRGSLFHKLVSELRGMKADVLRSAVSEMMDISNSLTIQALVQCGTPECTSAMLKVFRTFNKFDQEVDAAVYALALLPNPSRLLVKDILAMAQNRKSKPIMYALSNAVRRLDEAEGRITPEITAVSEFMASLLGPDCSGDKDQTFLTLRVLGNIGDVMEVADPTIKNTLLKCMRQPATTLSVQLAAIQAFRRMSLTDEVRSNLQRVSQYPKGAVQKRLAAYLILMRNPQNSDIEMVKKILKMEQNEQVKSFVTSHVYNIISSTDPETQKLGRRIMDALQDIDVGTHNDYTSKSRNYKLGMTLENMHANIKGNVIFDPSNQLPREVMLESTLNIFGYNLDMWELGIEGKGSEPSIEALFGKNGFFPDTLSKALYWAENKMPVKMMEVLEKWVAPLKSEGQKVPEDLMKEIARNFNKLVKDLQNLDSPEATAYLKILGTELGFIKAADLKFIADYAKMYAEIFLKVLPTEVVSKLISGTDNELFIHYMFMDNNFFLPTASGLPLTFSLSGTFTPGAKGGLRISPNMNELVFMPSVGIEFVTKMGVHVPEFVVSGVEMHTSLYHESAVKAKLTIESNEVKLSIPAAQGPAKLIRISNTVMIVADGKASIIPHNMGDANCDSIFGFKYCTKKLQVDLRGKSDVPYFPLTGQRMFEIDIEPKVSYTATFTYALLSEGKDDPHKVDSLKMTLKADGDQNAEATATMKYNRNRNVFTSQIQIPDFDVEAGIKVGLTDSSTKDKAITLELSNKNVPQLTLTGRSRFHDLTDSMLQIQLVVPSLKTDWAMSATTSSSRHKGQHVVLEVKSDMKLPETSSIQSVTCILDSYGTEVKLMSNVNAETKLMVLYSDALLAWIRQFSEDAMDHQVVNTDMKLRHIVNKALEASNIWMNKISTELPYVETLKNNIANVEMPSMPENLFMNMESKFRYNFGNDHKIIILPDPKEWFTSPAISNVPISSIPANRVIYLLVLGMMEMSAKVDSNYYNWETTVSAGNNTVDSPNYLAKFKSQATSPIKILSYTTEGAAAIGETDDKTLKFTLTGSLEHQFVSTRVNVEETIAVSNDITSQGKYNVHVSAPLGLRTSLDITKHFTLDSAKLLGDINGDGSAAFGSLTASSTYLNTFSADRVKKELRLESTLRANSEIMKATNKIKTVYANDNLMIESNTNINSEPIKHSTKMNLNFKDAKLSILSNSVTKAGQRTLQNQIEFSASEDQASLRIGNTAEDTVNRAYSLLTGSMNPSGLELNSDASINIFSSLASHKATLALNAIGLTTSCTTTAQHNRMTFENIFHSGLDANGATMSLTTKGGIQENKVDFNVEGKIANSEVYLNGVFNGDILAINTRNTMNFRLSEDGLILSNNIVGSFNEMRTENSNSLSLTSRSLTLHTKTDNFLNPKNSYMHDITVTMEHFKASVMVKNNLKVMEINFNNDAQFKAQPYIMELTGTLKGDLSGDELKHTYEVKMMDMILSTKCNTIGKILGSQITHTTDMEVAGLTMKFNNIADYKSKSLRFDSNINAAAEPFSLNIDALFNANGGLSLYGQQGGQLYSKFLLKAEPLLFTHSFESRASTTHEIEGIPTIKTIVDNKLSSSMSLQEQSVRFKVKSKVNDHTFDQELEAYNNAERMAIEMKGAVTTSLFTEAGQDYSVSGFVKYDKNTDSHFIQIPFTEHIPAFIEEVKETVMRLSDHTIEFLKDINTQYEISNKIQNKVSELKKVIDDFDLNVFVEDLRKYVISIENVLANLTAKLPTEQIINVLQSIKDTIMAWIQNLNISNKFDAIYGKIEEILSNYEVEKVIGAVMDGVVKIMKQYHVRERIRSIFDLIRSIDIKPMIKKVMAPVEELVNVLHSFDFKQLIDDMRVYVMGMVQKIQSFDYNTFTMEVKEKVREMSKIPCFGKLYGEFKINSPHYKLRTTADLENTTATSVTPEFKLNFNSQATSTLKALQFTVDASTHLAVPKMNSLTIYEYIKIDQSSFKLNHNGTVTLYGLTGQGSADTTAKIATELYSADLVNNAFLAMEDGLSVSVNSNYKHDLNMPLFNIFTQVSSTQKTNLAVEAGSANLKMNTVANAKYAVQDFSDEATHNSDLDLVLDLHTAKVTFIGATGCKGFKTNQNVVADICVFRHAIIDAKVETETPVMKGSVLDIKFQAKAEDMQIDLTASHNARLIEGTLSSSALALIKPTELMFDTKNKGNSKLFLPFEMSGKMEFENDIFLTLNSEVQQASWSGMARVNQQKYSHYFKMDNGDTEINIISQINGEANLDFLKQPLTIPEMTVPYYGLRTPKVEGFSLWEDAALNDLFSTTQQTFDMSSKMKYMKNPEMFTIRLSTDALVSGLNTNIKIPIMGDLTYEFSMKAPMITLKSDASILNQDSFIIKLDTSSSSECEFLTGKFQGNTNVNIAGGFKMASDLALKHKMLEGNHGSNIILDYENFDASIINSVKVHLPSETMEIHQDITPNNFVFSLSTPSAGHIAVQMLTKRPAQVNARLYGRYPTEPQTDIDILALKMSVMNSEKLNIQTSWNMEMPYEVMLELKNNVPDVVQTVSTPVVMTYDQIYRYARSLEGSLEETRNQGAVLLNKAIENFAAVNPSDIITSAKDQTVITVRKYQTKFELFLDAAVKFLRETKFAIPGYAQRLSGLEVIEKCKTFIVEVYEEANQIFSEFVSSTLKVYIESFEATEFTFPGSSLTVSGREILKDSFNSLVKVFAQFDAAVRQIGGQAIEYIERDLSALLKRLRQILRSEDVKNVPALVTDFYEDAINSRSFTWIVKQIETVHHIISEYLKTVATNLQNILADISIEQLQTDIQSSTDSMLKRANAFHDNVIKVLKEKSKTVETFVRVGDRQMELDIPFPFVPQFN